The following are from one region of the Salicibibacter kimchii genome:
- a CDS encoding PLP-dependent aminotransferase family protein, with translation MARTNNNENFPQYLRVMTHIQDKIRDGEWTYGKKLPSQRALAEEFNVNRTTIVHALEELKASGILESKPGSGTYVSNQNWSDISNQVIDWDTISQYSFHAGSPRTIRKINDLETDATMIQLGKGELHSSLFPTKTFRESIANVSESFHLSGYDDGKGDFHLREVLSFRLQEQGIHYSSSSILIVSGALQALQLISMGLLQQGTYVYLEQPSYIYSLQVFRSLGMHLKGIPYVSGELDVRYLENQIRANKKPSMLYLNPTFQNPTTKTMSWKNKQEVLTLANAYQLPIIEDDIYRDIWLDREAEPSLASMDDGDHVLRIGSFSKTVAPSLRIGWIAGPEDVIQKLGDLRMQTDYGSSALPQIAMHDFLVSGKYDEHLSFLRKQVLKRRDFMVQLVSLHLGDWVEWEVPEGGMFLWLTFSSDVNVKKLFTEAIRRGVLINPGYIYSPYNNQNVRLSYVSSSFQKIEAGIIILREIIKAMERSNYRSCFS, from the coding sequence ATGGCAAGAACAAACAACAATGAAAATTTTCCTCAATATTTACGGGTGATGACACATATCCAAGATAAAATCCGTGATGGGGAATGGACTTATGGGAAAAAACTGCCGAGTCAGCGAGCGTTAGCTGAGGAATTTAACGTTAACCGAACAACGATTGTCCATGCTCTCGAGGAGTTAAAAGCGAGTGGGATCCTTGAGTCAAAACCGGGGAGCGGTACGTATGTGTCAAACCAGAACTGGTCGGATATATCAAATCAAGTCATTGATTGGGACACCATCTCCCAATATAGTTTCCATGCAGGCAGCCCTAGGACAATCCGTAAAATCAATGATTTAGAAACAGACGCGACGATGATCCAGTTAGGAAAGGGAGAACTACACTCATCGCTCTTTCCTACGAAAACATTTAGAGAGTCGATAGCCAATGTGTCTGAATCATTTCACTTATCCGGTTATGATGACGGGAAAGGCGACTTTCACTTACGGGAGGTACTCAGTTTTCGCTTGCAAGAACAGGGCATTCACTACTCTTCTTCATCCATACTCATCGTTTCAGGAGCCCTTCAAGCATTACAACTCATTTCTATGGGATTGCTCCAACAAGGGACGTATGTGTATTTAGAGCAGCCTTCCTACATTTACTCGCTGCAAGTTTTTCGTTCGCTCGGCATGCATTTGAAAGGAATCCCATACGTAAGCGGCGAACTTGATGTTCGTTATTTAGAAAACCAAATCAGGGCCAATAAAAAGCCTTCTATGCTATACCTGAACCCTACCTTTCAAAATCCAACGACGAAAACCATGTCATGGAAAAATAAACAAGAAGTTCTAACGTTAGCCAATGCCTATCAACTTCCCATCATTGAAGATGATATCTATCGCGATATATGGCTCGATCGAGAAGCCGAGCCTTCACTTGCTTCTATGGATGACGGGGATCATGTTTTACGAATTGGCAGTTTTTCAAAGACCGTTGCCCCGAGTCTGCGCATCGGATGGATCGCGGGGCCGGAGGATGTGATTCAGAAATTAGGCGATCTACGCATGCAAACGGATTACGGATCAAGTGCTTTGCCCCAAATAGCAATGCACGATTTTCTAGTCTCAGGAAAATACGATGAGCATCTCTCCTTTTTGCGTAAGCAAGTGCTCAAACGAAGGGATTTTATGGTTCAGTTGGTGAGTCTTCATTTAGGGGATTGGGTAGAATGGGAGGTTCCCGAAGGTGGGATGTTTTTATGGCTGACATTCTCCTCAGACGTAAATGTCAAGAAACTTTTTACAGAAGCTATCCGTCGGGGTGTTCTCATCAATCCGGGTTACATTTACAGCCCGTACAATAATCAAAATGTTCGTTTGTCCTACGTGAGTTCATCTTTTCAGAAAATCGAAGCAGGAATCATTATTCTCAGGGAGATTATAAAAGCGATGGAGAGATCAAATTACAGGAGTTGCTTTTCTTGA
- a CDS encoding DMT family transporter, translating to MLLQWKVFLAYALAVILWASAFPGIRAGLESYGPLHLALLRMLIGALGLLVFAISVRMKLPDKKDLPIIFLLGFLGFSVYHTFLSIGEMTVDAGTASLLVSTTPLLSAILAGVFLKEKFNRWGWIGSFVAFSGVALITFGMGGEFRLEIGALIILLAALGESFYFVFQSSYLKKYGFLPFTTYTILAGTLFMLIFSPGLWTAVQNASIESTITVIYLGLLPTVVPYFAIAYATSVNGASEATSTLYLTPVLSIIIAWIWLGEVPTVISIIGGALTLIGVSFTTIKGAKQDVEERPPAYAERG from the coding sequence ATCCTGTTGCAGTGGAAAGTGTTTCTTGCTTACGCCCTAGCCGTTATCCTTTGGGCTTCAGCATTCCCTGGTATCCGGGCAGGATTGGAGTCCTATGGCCCCTTGCATTTAGCATTACTAAGAATGCTAATTGGAGCTTTAGGATTGCTTGTATTTGCGATAAGTGTACGGATGAAGCTTCCCGATAAAAAAGATCTTCCGATCATATTCTTACTTGGTTTTCTGGGATTCTCCGTCTATCACACGTTTTTAAGCATTGGAGAAATGACGGTGGATGCGGGGACCGCAAGTTTATTGGTATCCACGACGCCATTGTTATCTGCTATCTTAGCAGGTGTGTTTTTGAAAGAAAAGTTTAATCGTTGGGGTTGGATAGGTTCATTCGTCGCTTTTTCAGGGGTTGCACTCATCACATTTGGGATGGGAGGCGAGTTTCGTTTAGAAATCGGAGCCTTGATTATTTTGCTTGCAGCCTTAGGGGAGAGTTTTTATTTCGTGTTTCAATCGTCATATTTAAAAAAGTACGGATTTCTACCTTTTACAACGTATACGATTTTAGCAGGAACGTTGTTTATGCTTATATTTTCACCAGGATTATGGACAGCCGTACAAAACGCTTCCATAGAGAGCACCATCACTGTTATTTATTTGGGTCTGTTACCGACCGTGGTTCCTTATTTTGCTATCGCTTATGCGACTTCTGTTAACGGAGCATCCGAGGCGACCAGCACCTTATATTTAACCCCGGTTTTATCTATTATTATTGCATGGATATGGTTAGGGGAAGTGCCAACCGTCATTTCGATCATCGGAGGGGCTTTAACGTTGATTGGTGTTTCCTTTACGACCATAAAAGGGGCAAAACAAGATGTAGAGGAGCGTCCGCCTGCGTATGCTGAAAGAGGATAA
- a CDS encoding GNAT family N-acetyltransferase, with protein sequence MLREPTNEDLNEIYYWKYEEEEQEAKKWNGPYINEPHLTKEEFYQFYQSFQDINQDEVPSLLVVAVESEFIGTLNSYWVDKHTEWLEIGIVIYNPKFWNGGYGTKIFRMWVDYLFNNTSLHRLGISTWSGNDRMMRVAGKVGMVEEARIRQARIVDGQRYDAIKMGILRKEWERDNR encoded by the coding sequence ATGTTAAGAGAACCAACCAATGAAGATTTAAACGAAATCTATTACTGGAAATATGAAGAAGAGGAACAGGAAGCAAAAAAATGGAATGGCCCGTATATTAACGAACCTCATCTCACTAAAGAGGAATTTTATCAATTTTATCAATCTTTTCAAGACATTAATCAAGATGAAGTTCCAAGCTTATTAGTTGTAGCGGTTGAAAGTGAATTTATCGGAACGTTAAATTCCTATTGGGTCGATAAGCATACGGAGTGGTTAGAAATAGGGATCGTGATTTATAATCCCAAATTTTGGAATGGAGGTTATGGAACCAAAATCTTCAGAATGTGGGTGGACTATCTATTCAATAATACTTCATTGCACCGTTTGGGCATTTCAACATGGTCCGGTAACGATCGAATGATGCGTGTTGCTGGAAAAGTAGGTATGGTGGAAGAAGCTAGGATTCGGCAAGCCAGAATCGTAGATGGTCAAAGATACGATGCCATTAAAATGGGGATATTAAGAAAAGAATGGGAGAGGGATAACCGATAG
- a CDS encoding DUF4269 domain-containing protein yields the protein MADLFERMGKGNDKQQDAYAAIKELDILNKLSPYNPVLCGTVPIGIDVMDSDLDIIMEVQGLKYFEEMLQFLYKDKDNFSIKRTTIRGMSKLL from the coding sequence GTGGCTGATTTGTTTGAACGGATGGGCAAGGGAAATGATAAGCAACAAGATGCTTATGCGGCAATTAAGGAGCTGGATATTTTAAACAAATTAAGCCCATATAATCCTGTTCTATGCGGAACTGTGCCTATCGGAATAGATGTCATGGATTCGGACTTAGACATCATTATGGAAGTTCAGGGTTTAAAGTATTTTGAAGAAATGCTCCAATTTTTATACAAGGACAAAGACAACTTTTCGATTAAAAGAACAACTATAAGAGGCATGTCAAAGTTGTTATGA
- a CDS encoding MOSC domain-containing protein gives MGNQANTFVTSEIPEADLHFGLTKSAGTRESMYKRGTEIFNRRQISIVSVEECALIAEKLEIEQLLPEWLGANIAVKGFSDLTKLAPGSRIVFPSGAGILCEGENLPCRQPGEVIQDKYPNNPTLVSRFVKSSLGLRGIVGIVECPGKIVAGDTAKVIVNNAAN, from the coding sequence ATGGGAAATCAAGCTAACACCTTTGTAACCAGTGAAATTCCAGAAGCAGATTTACATTTTGGTCTGACAAAATCGGCAGGTACAAGAGAATCGATGTACAAACGTGGAACGGAAATTTTTAATCGAAGGCAGATATCCATTGTTTCGGTTGAAGAATGTGCATTAATCGCAGAGAAACTTGAAATTGAACAGCTTCTGCCTGAATGGTTAGGAGCAAATATTGCAGTAAAAGGCTTCAGCGATCTCACAAAGTTAGCGCCTGGCAGCCGGATTGTTTTCCCAAGTGGAGCAGGTATTTTGTGCGAAGGAGAGAACCTTCCTTGTAGGCAACCCGGAGAAGTGATTCAAGATAAATATCCGAATAATCCCACGTTAGTATCACGTTTTGTTAAATCATCGTTGGGACTAAGAGGCATCGTTGGTATTGTAGAATGCCCAGGGAAGATAGTGGCGGGTGATACAGCGAAGGTTATCGTTAATAACGCAGCGAACTGA
- a CDS encoding Fic family protein: MQNIEKATELKKQLDRERPLDTVTVQRLKEDFFIRNTYHSNAIEGNTLTIYETKAILEDGITVGNGKTLREHMEVINHRDAIQYVESVVTQPLTERIIRSIHSLILRGIDADHAGTYRHQDVIITGASHSVTSPLKISDDMEDLIRWYTSAIENNNDHPIEIAAILHSKFVNIHPFLDGNGRTGRLLMNFELMRAAYLPVIIQVDERQKYYEVLDHAGVHKDYTMLIDMVASLEVSALEKYLELL, translated from the coding sequence ATGCAAAACATAGAGAAGGCTACTGAACTCAAGAAACAATTAGACCGTGAGCGACCTCTTGATACTGTAACCGTTCAGCGCTTGAAAGAGGACTTTTTCATCAGGAACACTTATCACAGCAATGCCATCGAAGGAAACACGCTAACGATTTATGAAACAAAAGCGATCCTTGAGGATGGCATTACCGTTGGAAACGGAAAGACACTTCGAGAGCATATGGAAGTCATAAACCATCGGGATGCGATTCAATACGTAGAAAGTGTGGTCACTCAACCACTAACAGAACGCATCATTCGTAGTATCCACTCCTTAATTTTAAGAGGGATCGATGCGGACCACGCGGGAACGTATCGTCATCAAGATGTGATCATTACAGGGGCATCACACTCGGTAACCTCTCCTCTTAAAATTTCCGATGATATGGAGGACCTGATACGTTGGTATACCTCTGCCATAGAAAACAATAATGACCATCCCATTGAAATTGCTGCTATCCTTCATAGCAAGTTCGTAAACATCCACCCTTTCTTGGATGGCAATGGACGAACAGGACGTTTGTTGATGAATTTTGAGCTGATGAGGGCCGCATACTTACCGGTCATCATCCAAGTGGATGAACGGCAAAAATATTACGAAGTATTAGACCATGCCGGAGTACACAAAGATTATACGATGCTTATTGATATGGTGGCATCTTTGGAAGTAAGCGCATTAGAGAAGTATTTAGAATTGTTATAG
- a CDS encoding transglutaminase-like domain-containing protein: MNLVCESEEMNDYLSDSNEVNYFQPIIQEKIAELFDRSQTEVEKARVAFEFVRDEIRHSWDIQGTRVTCEASDTLANKEGICYAKSHLLAALLRSQNIPTGFCYQRLMLFDTPEKGYCIHALNAIFLKTLNKWIRVDARGNKKGIDAQFSTDEELLAFSTDEDNDEKDYPIIYTKPHPKTLATLQEHTDAVEMYKHHLPEYL; this comes from the coding sequence ATGAATCTGGTCTGTGAGTCTGAGGAAATGAATGATTACTTATCTGATTCCAATGAGGTTAACTATTTCCAACCGATCATCCAGGAGAAAATTGCTGAACTTTTTGATCGCTCTCAAACAGAGGTAGAAAAAGCTAGGGTTGCTTTCGAATTTGTTAGAGATGAAATTCGTCATTCATGGGATATTCAAGGAACCAGGGTAACTTGTGAAGCTTCAGACACCTTGGCTAATAAAGAAGGGATCTGTTATGCAAAGTCCCATTTACTTGCGGCTTTGTTGCGATCGCAGAATATCCCAACGGGCTTTTGTTATCAACGCTTAATGTTGTTTGATACACCGGAAAAGGGTTATTGTATACATGCTCTAAATGCCATTTTTTTAAAAACGCTTAATAAATGGATTCGAGTGGATGCACGTGGCAATAAAAAAGGTATTGATGCCCAATTTTCAACGGATGAAGAACTGTTAGCGTTTAGCACAGATGAAGATAATGACGAAAAGGATTATCCAATCATTTATACAAAGCCACACCCAAAAACACTTGCCACATTACAAGAACATACAGATGCGGTCGAAATGTATAAGCATCATTTGCCAGAATATTTATAG
- a CDS encoding GNAT family N-acetyltransferase: MVICSATTSDAAIIHDLMMKAFMEYKNEHPPSSALDETVQSVSHALGKREKALIAFEENQPVGMVRFQLKNEGINFYRLSVIPEKQGQGIAKELLKSLEDYANKAELPTISCKVRMTVQKNIQLYSSMGYAVYDEEVVHKPNGINIKVVSMKKKL, encoded by the coding sequence ATGGTAATTTGTTCTGCAACAACGTCAGATGCAGCAATCATTCATGATTTAATGATGAAAGCTTTTATGGAATATAAGAATGAACACCCGCCATCTAGCGCTTTAGATGAAACGGTTCAATCAGTTTCACATGCATTAGGTAAAAGGGAAAAAGCACTAATTGCTTTTGAAGAAAATCAACCAGTTGGTATGGTACGCTTTCAATTAAAAAATGAGGGCATAAATTTTTACCGTCTATCAGTTATTCCAGAAAAACAAGGACAAGGCATTGCAAAAGAGTTATTAAAATCTTTAGAGGACTATGCAAATAAGGCTGAACTACCTACAATTTCATGTAAAGTCCGTATGACTGTGCAAAAGAATATACAGTTATATAGTTCCATGGGTTACGCTGTTTACGATGAAGAAGTTGTACATAAACCCAATGGTATAAATATTAAAGTTGTTTCAATGAAGAAAAAACTTTAG
- a CDS encoding phosphotransferase — protein MRYQFIVHSKKENLMLFEAHNNEVFFPNFQSEPFHIADTEPINEYFYKQYRLFTNVLKCWHKEESRLIYEVEVLNEGFPSDSLRIAWIDPFSDDIFNRLASRQQWILQQWKKNESNQMPWFQYGFRDEIAKWAGSKLSDSCCAIEQVRSWEKGLLLKVHGYNDNYYVKTVPPIFAHEPFVHKSMPEYVPEVIAIAEKKNTYMMKEIKGKLLGYSKDIQHWKITARRIARLQIYGELQTKPIIPKRPIETVLTEKQMKKTIKSLQNHISHTSYQTLLNSIPSVLSLVQTLDSKLPLSVDHGDLFGGNVIVENGEPLIYDWSNSSIAHPFLSVVRLVEEVAVFFSEDLREEVLNAYLCEWNDFGQIDELRYEFSIVRLLEPIYYLVVHILMIFPSFQDNVDQEEIIDNYVTKWLGDIEHV, from the coding sequence ATGCGTTATCAATTTATTGTGCACTCTAAAAAAGAAAACCTGATGTTATTCGAAGCTCATAATAACGAAGTATTTTTTCCTAACTTTCAATCTGAGCCTTTTCATATAGCAGATACGGAGCCAATAAATGAATACTTCTATAAACAGTATCGGCTTTTTACAAATGTACTAAAATGCTGGCATAAAGAGGAATCAAGACTAATATACGAAGTCGAGGTTTTGAATGAAGGGTTTCCAAGTGATAGCTTAAGGATTGCTTGGATAGATCCATTCAGTGATGATATTTTCAATAGACTAGCCTCACGGCAGCAATGGATTTTACAACAATGGAAAAAGAATGAATCAAATCAAATGCCCTGGTTTCAATATGGTTTCCGGGATGAAATTGCTAAATGGGCAGGAAGTAAATTGTCGGATAGCTGCTGTGCCATTGAGCAAGTAAGAAGCTGGGAAAAAGGATTGTTACTCAAAGTCCATGGCTATAACGATAACTATTATGTCAAAACAGTTCCACCAATTTTTGCACATGAGCCATTTGTTCATAAAAGTATGCCAGAATATGTACCAGAAGTTATTGCAATCGCTGAAAAAAAGAATACATATATGATGAAAGAGATTAAAGGGAAACTCCTGGGTTACTCTAAAGACATTCAACACTGGAAAATAACAGCTCGGCGAATCGCTAGACTTCAGATATATGGCGAATTACAGACAAAGCCCATTATACCAAAAAGACCGATTGAAACAGTGCTTACTGAAAAGCAAATGAAGAAAACAATAAAATCTCTACAAAACCATATTTCTCATACGTCTTATCAAACGTTATTAAATAGCATCCCGAGTGTTCTGTCATTAGTACAAACATTAGATTCTAAACTGCCGTTATCCGTTGATCATGGTGATTTATTTGGAGGTAATGTCATTGTTGAGAATGGTGAGCCACTCATTTATGATTGGTCGAATAGCTCGATTGCCCATCCCTTTCTAAGTGTTGTTCGCTTAGTGGAAGAGGTGGCTGTTTTCTTTTCTGAAGATCTACGTGAAGAGGTATTAAACGCGTATTTATGCGAATGGAACGATTTTGGGCAAATCGATGAGTTGAGATATGAATTTTCAATTGTTCGATTGCTGGAACCGATTTATTACCTGGTTGTGCATATATTAATGATATTTCCTTCATTTCAGGATAATGTTGATCAGGAAGAGATTATAGATAATTATGTAACAAAATGGTTGGGTGATATAGAACATGTTTGA
- a CDS encoding GrpB family protein: MEKEVIRLRKVEVTTHNKAWPSMFEEEANKLRDIFGSEIIEIHHIGSTSVNGLKAL, encoded by the coding sequence ATGGAAAAAGAGGTGATTAGATTGAGAAAGGTTGAGGTGACGACACATAACAAAGCATGGCCATCGATGTTTGAGGAAGAAGCAAATAAATTACGCGACATTTTTGGTTCTGAAATAATTGAAATTCATCATATAGGAAGTACATCTGTAAATGGCTTAAAAGCACTTTAG
- a CDS encoding pyridoxamine 5'-phosphate oxidase family protein: MEIIRDRNRSFNLNEFLQKPLFAHLSTSTKDHNPRESPVWFHWEHECIWIIGTSSDSFPGRIKEKAECAIGIVDFDHTTGKVLHAGFRGHATVEPFDKGIAERLLSRYLGPEEKNWDPRFRNLDDSNVLIRFVPETVVVRDQSFEPSI, from the coding sequence TTGGAAATCATAAGGGACAGAAATAGGAGCTTCAACTTAAATGAATTTTTGCAGAAGCCTTTATTCGCTCATCTCTCAACGTCAACAAAGGATCATAACCCGAGAGAATCACCAGTGTGGTTTCATTGGGAACATGAGTGTATCTGGATTATCGGAACATCATCAGACAGCTTTCCCGGAAGGATTAAGGAAAAAGCTGAATGTGCTATTGGTATCGTCGATTTTGATCACACTACAGGAAAAGTTTTGCATGCAGGATTTAGGGGCCACGCTACCGTAGAACCTTTTGATAAAGGAATCGCTGAACGTTTGCTATCACGTTATCTTGGCCCTGAAGAAAAGAATTGGGATCCCAGGTTCAGAAATTTGGATGATAGCAATGTTTTAATTCGTTTTGTTCCGGAAACGGTTGTGGTGCGTGACCAATCCTTTGAACCAAGTATTTGA
- a CDS encoding nucleotidyltransferase family protein — MLYDVLQEKRDLILKVAKEHGIQDVRVFGSVARAEDDPASDLDLLVDFEEGRSLFDLIGFKQEIEDLLRIKVDVVTENSIHWRIKDDVLNGAIQL, encoded by the coding sequence GTGCTATATGATGTTCTTCAAGAAAAGCGTGACTTAATTTTGAAAGTGGCAAAGGAACACGGTATTCAAGATGTACGTGTTTTTGGATCGGTGGCAAGAGCTGAAGATGATCCCGCTAGTGACCTTGATTTGCTTGTGGATTTCGAAGAAGGCAGAAGTTTGTTTGATTTGATTGGTTTTAAACAAGAAATTGAAGATTTACTTAGAATAAAAGTCGATGTTGTGACAGAAAACTCGATTCATTGGCGTATAAAAGATGATGTGTTAAATGGAGCGATTCAGCTATGA
- a CDS encoding DUF86 domain-containing protein encodes MKNDKLYLTHILECITNIESYLPKGEEDFFRSKLIQDAVIRNLEIIGEATKRVSKDVREQHSHVPWRKMAGIRDVLIHEYFGVDNEIVWNLVENEIPSLKEKITDLLNRL; translated from the coding sequence ATGAAAAATGACAAGCTCTATTTAACACATATTTTAGAATGTATTACAAATATTGAATCATATCTCCCGAAGGGAGAAGAAGATTTTTTTCGTTCGAAATTAATACAAGATGCGGTGATTCGCAATTTAGAAATTATTGGAGAAGCTACAAAGCGTGTATCAAAAGACGTTCGAGAACAACATTCCCACGTGCCTTGGCGCAAAATGGCAGGAATCAGAGACGTTTTAATTCACGAATATTTTGGAGTGGATAACGAAATCGTTTGGAATCTGGTTGAAAACGAAATTCCATCTTTAAAAGAAAAAATTACGGATTTGTTAAATCGATTGTGA
- a CDS encoding DinB family protein, whose product MFFDLLGETNMAPTAGILYSAVKENSQRLQLITEGMSQEEVDYRGPNNNFNSTAQLINHLTYVDVNWVYRIKGQSLPSSLEEKYGPALDANGRLPMVKGKSLDTLVSNHQDVIEMLKDACTQLTDDDLANVVTFGHENEKQATIRWGLWHMADHNRYHQAHINQLRKWFKGH is encoded by the coding sequence ATGTTTTTCGATTTACTCGGAGAGACAAATATGGCTCCTACGGCGGGCATTCTGTATTCCGCTGTAAAAGAAAACAGCCAACGATTGCAATTAATCACGGAGGGCATGTCGCAAGAAGAAGTAGACTACAGGGGACCAAATAACAACTTTAATAGCACTGCTCAGCTAATCAACCACCTCACGTATGTCGATGTTAATTGGGTGTATAGAATAAAAGGGCAATCACTTCCTTCTTCTTTAGAAGAAAAATATGGGCCTGCACTAGACGCAAATGGTAGGCTTCCAATGGTTAAAGGCAAGTCTTTGGATACTCTCGTTTCCAACCATCAAGACGTTATAGAAATGCTGAAAGATGCATGCACACAATTAACAGACGATGATCTTGCTAACGTTGTCACTTTTGGACACGAGAACGAAAAGCAAGCAACCATTCGCTGGGGTCTATGGCATATGGCTGACCACAATAGATATCATCAGGCTCATATCAACCAACTGCGAAAGTGGTTTAAGGGACACTGA
- a CDS encoding LysE/ArgO family amino acid transporter — protein MLGAIIHGFVLSFGLILAFGAQNIFLFNQGAAHKKLRHTMPSVVTASICDTILIVFAVLGVSLIVMTVPVFQIIFFAAGFLFLIYIGWSIWSSDPVEVNKQHGAMSAKKQILFAISVSLLNPHAVLDTVGVIGTNSLRYSETPELMGFTVACIAVSWVSFIGLAMIGKTIRAIDKEGKIVVLINKISAVIIWGVAIFLGYQLYLLMQ, from the coding sequence ATGCTAGGTGCCATCATACACGGATTCGTATTATCCTTCGGATTAATTCTAGCTTTTGGAGCACAAAATATATTCCTCTTTAATCAAGGGGCCGCTCACAAAAAGTTACGACATACCATGCCTTCGGTTGTAACTGCTTCAATTTGCGACACCATCTTAATTGTTTTTGCGGTATTAGGCGTGTCTCTCATCGTCATGACTGTACCTGTTTTCCAAATCATCTTTTTTGCGGCTGGATTCCTTTTTCTTATTTACATTGGATGGTCGATTTGGTCAAGTGATCCAGTAGAGGTTAATAAACAACATGGAGCTATGAGTGCAAAAAAACAAATCCTATTTGCGATATCCGTTTCGCTTTTGAACCCACATGCTGTTCTTGATACGGTAGGCGTTATTGGGACCAATTCTTTGAGGTACTCTGAAACACCTGAATTAATGGGGTTCACGGTAGCATGCATTGCCGTATCATGGGTGTCTTTTATCGGGTTAGCGATGATCGGAAAAACCATACGCGCAATCGACAAAGAAGGCAAAATCGTCGTTCTTATTAATAAAATTTCAGCAGTGATTATTTGGGGAGTAGCGATCTTTCTGGGATATCAGTTATACTTGTTGATGCAATAG
- a CDS encoding aminoglycoside N(3)-acetyltransferase, translated as MSQTELIQQSKAPQTRTSLTNDLKNLGLHKGMVVIVHSSMKSLGWVCGGPVAVIQALQDVITSKGTIIMPAHSADVSDPREWGNPAIPEEWVTEVMNELPPFDPDVTPTVAMGAIPESFRTYPDVKRSYHPIHSFSVWGKNSDEIARNHSIDNGLGGDSPLGFIYRNDGYVLMLGTDYETNTSMHYGEHKAEGIKEVKKRSPILEDYQKVWKAYTELDYDEEKFPAVGEKFEQEYEPRKGYVGNAFSRLVYQPDLVNFTGKNIKT; from the coding sequence ATGAGTCAGACAGAACTAATTCAACAATCTAAAGCACCCCAAACACGCACTTCACTTACGAATGACTTAAAAAATCTAGGCTTACACAAAGGTATGGTTGTTATTGTACATTCTTCGATGAAATCGTTAGGCTGGGTCTGCGGAGGGCCAGTAGCTGTTATTCAAGCTTTGCAAGATGTGATTACTTCAAAGGGTACGATTATCATGCCAGCTCACAGTGCTGATGTATCGGACCCAAGAGAGTGGGGGAATCCGGCAATTCCAGAAGAATGGGTCACTGAAGTGATGAATGAATTGCCGCCATTTGATCCTGATGTAACACCAACCGTAGCAATGGGGGCTATTCCAGAGTCATTTCGCACATACCCGGACGTGAAACGTAGTTATCATCCTATACACTCTTTTTCAGTATGGGGCAAGAACAGTGACGAAATCGCAAGGAATCATTCCATAGACAATGGACTGGGCGGCGACTCGCCACTTGGCTTTATATACCGTAATGACGGCTATGTGTTGATGCTTGGAACGGATTATGAAACGAACACATCAATGCATTATGGGGAGCATAAAGCTGAAGGAATTAAAGAAGTCAAAAAGAGGAGCCCAATTCTAGAGGATTATCAAAAGGTATGGAAAGCATATACTGAGCTTGATTACGATGAGGAAAAGTTTCCGGCAGTTGGTGAGAAGTTTGAACAGGAATATGAGCCGAGGAAGGGCTATGTTGGGAATGCTTTCTCAAGGCTGGTTTATCAACCTGATCTTGTTAATTTCACCGGCAAAAATATAAAAACGTAG